Proteins from one Rhinolophus ferrumequinum isolate MPI-CBG mRhiFer1 chromosome 15 unlocalized genomic scaffold, mRhiFer1_v1.p scaffold_54_arrow_ctg1_1, whole genome shotgun sequence genomic window:
- the TMEM265 gene encoding transmembrane protein 265, with protein sequence MEDEEKAGEVLVSTTEAAPAAPTHCCWRHLRCLAATSVICGCSCLGVVALVFAIKAEERRKAGRLEEAVHWAARAQRFILASFAVWFAVLFLGPLLLWLLSYAIAQAE encoded by the exons ATGGAGGATGAGGAGAAGGCCGGCGAGGTCCTGGTGAGCACCACGGAAGCGGCTCCTGCGGCCCCCACCCACTGCTGCTGGCGCCACCTCCGCTGCTTGGCGGCCACCAGCGTTATCTGTGGCTGCTCCTGTCTGGGAGTCGTGGCCCTCGTGTTTGCCATCAAG GCGGAAGAGCGGCGCAAGGCAGGCCGGTTGGAGGAGGCCGTGCACTGGGCGGCCCGGGCCCAGAGGTTCATCCTGGCCAGCTTTGCCGTCTGGTTCGCTGTCCTCTTCCTGGGTCCCCTGCTTCTGTGGCTGCTCTCTTACGCCATCGCGCAGGCTGAGTGA